A window from Macaca fascicularis isolate 582-1 chromosome 20, T2T-MFA8v1.1 encodes these proteins:
- the LOC123570559 gene encoding large ribosomal subunit protein eL43 — MAKRTKKVGIVGKYGTRYGASLRKMVKKIEISQHAKYTCSFCGKTKMKRRAVGIWHCGSCMKTVAGGAWTYNTTSAVTVKSAIRRLKELKDQ; from the coding sequence ATGGCCAAACGTACCAAGAAAGTCGGGATCGTCGGTAAATACGGGACGCGCTATGGGGCCTCCCTCCGGAAAATGgtgaagaaaattgaaatcagCCAGCACGCCAAGTACACTTGCTCTTTCTGTGGCAAAACCAAGATGAAGAGACGAGCTGTGGGGATCTGGCACTGTGGTTCCTGCATGAAGACAGTGGCCGGCGGTGCCTGGACATACAATACCACTTCCGCTGTCACGGTAAAGTCCGCCATCAGAAGACTGAAGGAGTTGAAAGACCAGTAG